The Salvia miltiorrhiza cultivar Shanhuang (shh) chromosome 1, IMPLAD_Smil_shh, whole genome shotgun sequence genome has a window encoding:
- the LOC130987613 gene encoding thiol protease aleurain-like: MARFLLLVVGVLIAFSTGARSGSEFLTEDNPIRQVVDGLHELESSILKAVGNSRRAVSFARFAHRYGKMYESSEEIQRRFQVFSDTLRTIRSHNKKGLSYSMGVNEFSDLTWDEFKKHRLGAAQNCSATTRGNHKLTDAALPLLKDWRESGIVSPVKNQGGCGSCWTFSSTGALEAAYAQAFGKGISLSEQQLVDCAGAFNNFGCNGGLPSQAFEYIKYNGGLETEAAYPYTGKDGVCKYSSENVAVKVRDSVNITLGAEDELKHAVGIVRPVSVAFEVVDGFRSYNGGVYTSTTCGSDPMDVNHAVLAVGYGVENGVPYWLIKNSWGADWGDNGYFKMEMGKNMCGVATCASYPVVE, encoded by the exons ATGGCTCGCTTTCTGCTGCTCGTCGTCGGGGTTCTGATCGCCTTCTCCACCGGCGCGCGATCCGGATCGGAGTTCCTCACCGAGGATAATCCGATCAGGCAAGTCGTCGACGGTCTTCACGAACTCGAGTCGTCTATTCTTAAAGCAGTCGGCAACTCGCGCCGCGCCGTTTCCTTCGCGCGCTTTGCTCATAG GTACGGGAAGATGTACGAGAGTTCGGAGGAGATACAGAGGAGGTTCCAGGTTTTCTCAGATACTTTGAGGACGATCCGATCGCATAATAAAAAAGGACTCTCCTACTCTATGGGCGTCAACG AGTTTTCTGATCTGACATGGGATGAGTTCAAAAAGCATAGACTGGGAGCTGCTCAAAATTGCTCTGCTACAACAAGGGGCAACCATAAGCTCACTGATGCTGCCCTTCCTCTTTTG AAAGACTGGAGGGAAAGTGGCATTGTTAGCCCAGTGAAAAATCAAGGTGGTTGTGGATCTTGCTGGACATTCAG TTCAACAGGAGCACTAGAGGCAGCTTATGCACAAGCATTTGGAAAGGGTATTTCTCTGTCTGAGCAGCAGCTCGTTGATTGTGCTGGAGCTTTCAACAACTTTGGCTGCAATGGTGGCTTGCCCTCTCAAGCCTTCGAATACATCAAATACAACGGTGGCCTTGAGACTGAGGCTGCATATCCATACACTGGTAAGGATGGAGTATGCAAGTATTCCTCTGAAAATGTTGCCGTCAAAGTACGTGACTCTGTCAATATCACCCTG GGTGCTGAAGATGAACTTAAGCACGCGGTTGGAATTGTTCGGCCAGTAAGTGTGGCGTTTGAGGTGGTTGATGGGTTCCGATCATACAACGGTGGAGTTTACACTAGCACCACTTGCGGCAGCGATCCAATG GATGTTAACCACGCTGTTCTTGCTGTTGGTTACGGAGTTGAAAATGGCGTACCGTATTGGCTCATCAAGAATTCATGGGGAGCTGACTGGGGGGACAATGGCTACTTCAAGATGGAGATGGGCAAAAACATGTGTG GTGTTGCAACCTGTGCATCATACCCTGTAGTTGAGTGA